A DNA window from Solanum lycopersicum chromosome 3, SLM_r2.1 contains the following coding sequences:
- the LOC101244846 gene encoding transcription termination factor MTEF18, mitochondrial-like produces MKHLQKLTTPLILKWGYVFNNSRPIFGSFQKVRFYATAKKSKLKQEEEECHIPRAVKKEAQAALLDYLHSTRSLQFMDAEHMSKNSPFFLSNLLRRIDNENDIRRSLTRFLRYHPINEFEPFFESIGLKPCQYLPFLPRDLIFLNDDYRLLDNYHVLCNYGISRNKIGRIFAEAPEVFRYDSGVLDLKLASFHGVGIDQCTVVKLVCASPHLLIGNVHKEFFQVFEELKKTGVEYSWIEEQLNGNFVDWNHLFKLICFLNGLGLTDQQLGKLICQVPGLLFDCSGRITFSLIGFWLKFGIQIPELLGVFRHLPQIPISTFVFNMRQGYQFLIEIEMPVLEIGNIIHSYPTLLGSCVLKKATSLLTTLNTGKKRLCSVIKENPEFLRNLVRGAKVERLPIAEEELRSKMMKTKFLLDLGFAENSSEMEKALKLFRGKGVELQERFDCLVNAGLNRKHVASVLKIYPQILNQRKEVLEAKIDFLLNKLGLPLSTLVSFPSYLNYTIPRTTLRVSMYNWLKDQGKVDPTLSLSTIIACSEKLFMKTYVNPHPKGLEVWQDLKREIYPD; encoded by the coding sequence ATGAAGCATTTGCAGAAACTGACAACTCCATTAATTCTCAAATGGGGTTATGTTTTTAACAATTCTAGACCCATTTTTGGTTCCTTCCAAAAGGTCAGGTTTTATGCAACTGCTAAAAAATCTAAATtgaaacaagaagaagaagaatgtcatATACCTCGTGCAGTGAAGAAGGAAGCACAAGCTGCTTTGCTAGACTACTTGCATTCTACTAGAAGTTTGCAGTTTATGGATGCTGAACATATGAGTAAAAACTCacctttttttctttccaactTATTACGAAGaattgataatgaaaatgatattaGACGTTCTTTAACTCGATTCTTGCGATATCATCCCATCAATGAATTTGAACCATTCTTTGAGAGTATTGGTCTGAAACCTTGTCAGTACTTGCCATTTCTTCCTAGAGATCTCATCTTTTTGAATGATGATTATAGGTTGCTTGATAACTATCACGTCTTGTGTAATTAtggtatttcaagaaataaGATAGGAAGGATTTTTGCTGAAGCTCCAGAAGTTTTTAGATATGATTCTGGAGTTTTGGACTTGAAACTTGCTTCTTTTCACGGGGTTGGGATAGATCAGTGTACTGTTGTCAAGCTTGTTTGTGCGAGTCCTCATCTTTTGATTGGGAATGTACACAAGgaattttttcaagtttttgagGAATTAAAGAAAACAGGAGTTGAATATAGTTGGATTGAGGAGCAATTGAATGGAAATTTCGTAGATTGGAATCACTTATTCAAGCTCATATGCTTCTTGAACGGGTTGGGCTTGACTGATCAACAATTGGGAAAGTTAATTTGTCAAGTTCCTGGTCTTCTGTTTGATTGTTCCGGACGTATTACTTTTTCGCTAATTGGATTCTGGTTGAAATTTGGTATTCAGATACCCGAATTACTTGGTGTATTTCGACACTTACCACAAATTCCAATATCCACATTTGTTTTCAATATGAGGCAAGGATACCAGTTCTTGATTGAAATTGAGATGCCTGTCTTAGAGATTGgaaatattattcattcataccCTACATTGCTAGGCTCATGTGTTTTGAAGAAAGCTACAAGCTTGCTAACTACCCTGAATACAGGGAAGAAGCGGCTTTGTAGTGTGATCAAGGAGAATCCCGAATTTTTGAGGAATTTGGTTCGTGGAGCCAAAGTTGAACGGTTACCTATAGCTGAGGAGGAGCTGAGATCCAAAATGATGAAAACTAAGTTCCTTTTGGATTTGGGTTTTGCTGAGAACTCAAGTGAAATGGAAAAAGCTCTCAAATTATTTCGAGGGAAAGGGGTGGAGCTCCAAGAGAGGTTTGATTGTCTGGTAAATGCTGGTTTGAATCGAAAGCATGTTGCTTCAGTGCTGAAAATATATCCGCAAATACTCAATCAAAGGAAAGAGGTACTTGAGgcaaaaattgattttctattgAATAAATTGGGTCTTCCACTGTCTACTTTAGTTTCGTTTCCATCCTACCTGAACTACACAATTCCAAGAACCACACTTAGGGTTTCAATGTATAATTGGCTCAAAGATCAAGGAAAAGTGGACCCAACATTGTCTTTGAGCACTATCATAGCTTGCTCAGAGAAACTATTCATGAAGACTTATGTAAATCCTCATCCTAAAGGCCTTGAAGTCTGGCAAGATCTGAAAAGAGAGATATATCCTGATTGA